TCAAAAACACTGACTTCCGCATACTCATTGTAGACAATCTGATTGGCCAATTCGGGTGTTGTGCAGAATGCTTAATTGCCAATCATGGAATATTGGAACTTTTTATTGGTTAGATTTCGCGTAATTCTATGTTTAGATTTGGTCCACTTTCTTGGTGTCTGTGGACTATGATTGGTTTGTTCTGGATCGCTACTGGGATATTCGCATTGCCGAGTCTACGGAAATGGCAGAAATGAGTAAGGAAGAGGTGGGTTTTCATTAAAAACAGTTTTGTAGATATTTAGGCGTATCTATATGAAGTTCACAGGCTATGCACTGGGATATTCCACATACAGAAACTGCTGTGCCATGCCCAACGGGACCAGGATATATATCCTCAGTCAATTTAGGGCTATTTGATCGAAGGGATATCGACATCTGGTTTGCTATTTCATTTCGGTATCTTTTTCAGAAAAATTATACATAAAATAATCAGCAAAGTAATCTCTCTGCCAGTGGTGGCATCTACCGGTGCGCCGGTAATCTAGTCCGATACGGAGATGGGTACGGTTGGGATTGATTCTCATAGCGGGAAGATGGAACCCAGGGAAGATATACTGTCATCCAGTCTTCTATCCCTCGTCATATAAGGATAACCACCGGCCAAGAAGGAACGCGAATTAACGTATATCACTACAGGCTCCGAAAAGGCTATATAAAAGCATCTCACTATTGATATACTCTTTCGCGTCATCTCCTTACGCCTCGAGCATGACTGTTTCAGTTTACGCTACCTTTATTCCGTGGCAACATAGCATGACGTATTTTAACGTCTCATTTGGTTCTACGCGTATGTGTACATTAGGCTTGCTTACTTGCGTCCACCATGGACAAGAGCTGTGCATGCACCTTCTGATACGGGTACACGAGGTATTTACGTGCTTTCCTCGTTCCCAAATGAGCATGCCTAGAGCCTAGAGTATTGGCATTATGCTTTCTACCTCGGAAGTATTGTGTTGAGCTTACAGTCAGATGAGACATAACGGGGGTTACTGGAAAGTGCAGTATCCGAGTATCGTACTTAAAAAGGTTTCGTAGCGTACGAGTATCGGCGGAAGCAACTGACATTTTTAGATTATTCACCAGTCAGAAATTGCTCTACAAATATCTCCGATACATTATACCTAAGTCACTCATCACTATTAGGCAGAATAGCCGGCCGAGATGTCTTATCCAAAGCACCGCCATGATCTGACAACATACACGAACCAACTCATCATCAAACCTCGGCACGGCACTAATACGAACCTCTTCAAGTATACTCTTCATTACCCCGTATAGCTTCTTGGCCATCAAATCGCGTTATTCCATATATAACCGAAATAAAACAAACGTCATGGCACGCAGGCTACAACACGGGGTACATGTATATAAGCGCATATACGAGGAGATGTTTAGGGCTACGAATAAAAATTACGAATCAATCGTATTACTGAAAGACATCACACGTGGCGTGGCGGTGCTAAACCACTACACTCTTTTTTGCGCATATGATCTTCCTATTCCGGCTGTTTTTGGCTATCTGGGATATCAGGGAATATATATACTCCGCCATCATAATAATAGTATGTTCTCACCACGGAACGGAAAAGCTAATCTACATCGACCACAGAGAATACGGGGTGGATCCGTATACTTCCAATTCTGTATACCTACACCTTGGCCATGATGGCTACATCGAAATTCACTCACTGTACACGGATACACGTAGCTATACGAACGATGACAGCTAACAGTGGCCGGGATCCGGATCGTATGTGTCAATCCATTTATAGAATATCCCTCAGGATACGAGCTGCATAGCGGAATCTGGATGAGGCCTGGGGTATATAAACCCCAGAAACCTCGAGCAAAATCAACTTCATCTCATCAAGCAACAGAAAGCAACAAGGCAACAGTCCAGTCTTCCAAGAAAAGCACTCCAATCGATTCTATCGCAATGCAGctctccatcctctccatcgTCTCCACCCTGGCTGCCACGGCCATCGCCGTCCCTGTCGCCGTCCCAGGCGAGAACCACCACTCTACGGCCACAGTCAAGTTCCTCGGCGCCGCGGATGCCTCTTTCACCCAGGACTTCAGGACCGATGGCACTGAGACCGATATCCGTATGTCCCTTCCCTCTGTCTCTATCCATATTGAAAGCATGCTAACTAAACAGACAACGTCCTGAGCATCTCCAAGATTTCCGTCCCCGCTGGCGTTACTTGCACCTTTGACGGGATTGACGGGAGTGTGACCAAGGTTAGCAACCAGGCGGTCGTCGATGTCGGTCCTCCGCAGACACAGGTTTCGGGGGCTTGCTGGAACCTGTGATCGTGCAGTTACGGTGTCGCTATATAGTGGCTGAAGGGCGAGAATTTGTATATGGTTGGTTTTGGTATATAATCACGGTCTTTGTGTATGATGTCTGATGTCTGTGACGGTTTTGGTATATATATTTACGGTCTCTACGATATTTATGTGCTATGTCGAGGTTGATCCTTATGATTGATGTCAATTGACATTTCGGTTTAATGTGAATCATTCTATGTTTCGTCTTATGTAACATGATACCTAAGTTTACTGCAGTTTAGCACTCTCCAACGCCCACTTCACCAACTCGGCAATCTTCCGATTGACAACATCCTTCCGCGGAATCTCATGCCCACCATCATGAGCATACGTCTTCATATTATCCGTGTCAAACAGCGCCGACAACTGTACCCCCGCAAGATACCGCGGATCCTTATCCCCATAGATATGAACCGTCGGAATCTCAATCCTCCATGGAAACTCCATCTCCTCCCGCAATTGTTCTTCATCTGGTATATCCCACCAACCGCCCCTCCACCGCGCAGCCCCCTGAGTCAGGATCGCGGACGAATCAGCCTGCTGCGCCAGCGCCGCACGGGACCAATTATCCCTCTCTCGCATCTCGAAACTCATCTGGTACCCCAGCGTCTCCGCGACAGCAAGCGGGGGCCCACCGCAGATAAAAATAGCCGCCTTAAACAGCGGAGGCGAGCGCGGTTCCTCAATCGCGTGGAGCAACAGCGAGCTCGAACCCAGTGTGCAGCCCTGCGAGAACATCATGACAGCATCGTAGGGGCCCGAGAGGATGAGATGGGTTTTCAGCCATTGGCGAGCAGTCTTAATGGCTTCGGCGGACTCGCCTTCCCACCAGGAATAGTAGGGCGGGCTATAGAAGAGGTCTACGCCCGGGGcaggggaggaggggattGGGGCGTCGACAAAGTCGAAGTCGATGTTGAGGGGCGCCAGGTGGGCGCGGAATGAGGCTGCTGCCGTCAGCGGTATTCTACGAACGCATGGAAGGAGAACTCACCGGTTTGCGATTTGAATATGGCACCGCTGGTACCTTTTCCGTGGAGACAGAGTACCCTCATCGTGATGCGTGTTGATGTGCAGTGTAACCGGTAGATGGGTGTCTCGTGGTCTAAATATGAGGCATATAAAGGGGCGGTTGTCTTCAGCTGAGAGTGAGATTACCCCACCTGCTGCATGTCAGACGGTCTAGGCATGGCAAACACCGGTGAAGAAGTAAGCAGGGTATGTTAGCCCTCCTTGCTCCAGAGCGTTCAGCTGAGTCGATTGGAGCTCTCCGGTGTCAATCATGACGATAAGATAAGATCGACACTTATTGCGGTTAGTGAGATATGGAGCAAAGAACCCTGTGAACTAGCCCGTCAATGGAGTTGGTCGATGAGCAATGATTCTGCGACTATTCTCCTGTTCAGGGCGCTATGCACAGTAACTGGTTACCCGGCAGGTATGTTGCTGGATGACGCCACAAGGGGTTCCTATAGCTTATGCTGAGAATGCCTTGACAGTATATGCAATAACATCTCTTCATTATCAATAGCGTCCAAACAATATCAAGCAAGACATCGTATCCGCTCCGTACTGAGTACGGATCTGTTGTTATAGACCATTTGCCGCTGCTCACCGCCATGGCCACCGCCAAAAACTTCATCGCAACCCGAGTTGGAAGTGTCGAGGTTTTCGTCCTAGAGCCTTGGGTTTTAAATTATCTTGTCAAAAAAAGCACGGAGACATCGATTAATTGAGAGTACGCAACACCATGGTTGGACCAACTGCGACCCTCACGCCTCTCGCCCGTACTGACGGTTCCGCATCATACCAATGTCCGGCCACCGGCTTCAACATTCTCAGCTCAGTCAACGCGCCTGTTGAACTTCCCGGCCGTCGTGACGCATTGAAGCCCGAGGATGCCACTGTCGAAGTGCTCGTGAAACCCGGTACCGCTCCGAACGGCGTTGGTGAACAGTATGTGAAAGAGATCATCAAGAATATGCTGGGGAAATTGGTCCTCGGACGTGAGAGGGGATTCCCGCGTCGGGGTGTGGTTGTTACATTGGCGGTTATTGGTGGTGAGAGTGTTGCACGGGGTGATTCGGTAAATTAGGCATGGACATTTTGGACGAAATGATGAGCTAACTCAGGCCAGTATCTGACGATGCTTCCTGCACTCCTTCATGCTTCGCTGCTCGCTCTTCTCTCCGCCGCTGTGCCTCTGTCGATGACTTTCTCGGCCACGGTTCTGGCAGTCACCAGGCCAGGCGATATTGTTTCGGAACCGTCTTTGAAAATTGCCAAGGCCGCCACATCGTTGCACGCTCTGGCGTTCTCGTCCAAGGGACATTTGCTGCTCAACGAAAGCCAAGGTACCTTCGATTTCGACACATGGGAACGGGTGCACGACCGCGCGTTGACACTTTGCCGTGGTCAGGCCGGCGGTTCCGATGAGGATGTCTCAATGGCGGAGAACGGAGACGGACAACCTCTGGAGGGCTTCATCCGGGAGACTGTGGAGGATAAGGTTCATCGCGACTATGCCTGGAAGATCGATGAGGATTGAAGAATGGTGTAACGCTTTTTTTACCCATTGCACGGAATGAGCAGGGACTAGCTACAACCCGCGGTGTATCCTTGGTGCTTACTATTCAGGGTCCGCGACATTACCGCTAAGACCCTCGAGCCAAGCATGCACACCGGCACTTTGTCCTACACCTGCTATGATTGCGGGAGCTGTCAGGGTGGATGCCCTTGCATTGGCAACCCAGAAGGATCGGATACGCCGAGTCATATCGCGTACGGCGGGCACGAGCTAATACGTTGGTCAGATATGAGATGGACCGAGATCGGGCAGGCGATACTCGATAATGCAATAGCATAATCAACTCACATTCTATATTTCGTGCAAACTTCATTGGTAGCCGATCTTGTTAAACATTCATCTAGACGGTAATTTGCTGAGTAGCACAGTAACCATTGGCATCTGTCGTCACACTGATACTAATTGGCAATTAGGCTGTAAATGATACAGTTGTGGATGTCTTTATTTCCGCCTTAATGTATTTTGCCTAAAGGCTACAGTGTAGATGGCAATGTTCTCATAGCACACCTCTAGCGGTGATAATTCCACCTGGCCAATAACTTAACTCTCTTCAGAATTACCATCTTCAGcgacatcaacatcaacatcaacatagCCGTGGAAGATACTCGAATCTCAGCTTATCGCCCAATAATTGCTGCATCCACCGATTGCCCGCCCGTGGaatcctcctccacctccgctACATCCGATTCCGGACAGTCTGCTTGCTTCTTTCTGtccaccaccaaaacacAAATCGACGCTGCATCTCCCATCTATGGCTTCGTTTTCAGCCAGCCATGGCCCCTTGAAACACGATACTAATAATTCTGACGCTGattcatcctcctcgtcatcgcCATCCCCTGCGACTTCTACTGCCACTACTGCGGCCACCGCTAGGATTGCGACGGGCCCTCCACCTTCAGCCGCACCGTCATTGCATTCTCGAGACCATGTCGCGCACATAGACACATCGCAGACAATAGAAACGACCCCTAAAGCGTCTGTCAACCGCTCGTCCTCCGATTCTCGCTCCACCGTCGTTGCTGCGCAAAGATTCGAGCTCCCTCGTACAGAATCCGAATCCCTCTTATCCTCACCATCGCCGTCCTTCCTTTCGCTGCGGTCGCTGACAGCCCCCAATCATCATCCCTATCGCCATCGGAACGCCCTGTCCAGCGATACCATTCCTCACCAAACCatcatgaaagcaatcgcgTCGCGTCCGTCATGGTCCGGCAGTGATTCCAACATGCCGCCGGCGGCATCTCTCGGACCCCTCCCCTCCAACACATACCCTAGTCCTCCtgctgagaaggaagagcaaCTATCATCGCAAAGTCTAGCTGCGGCGCTTAACCGTCTGCAACCGGAACATGAGTTACTGGATCGGTCGCTTGTGCTACAATCGCCGTGCTTCTTTCATCAGCGGTTTGATGATGCGGTCAATATTAAGAAGGTGCTCGAGGAGATTGCGGATGATGAGTGGTTGTCACATTCGCGCTTGGTACAGACTGCCACAGGTGTCAGGGAGGTGTCGAAGCAGTTACAGCGACGGCCCATCAAACGGGCAGTCAAGAATGTCATGATTGTCACCAAAGCGCGGGATAACAGCCTGGTGCGCTTGACGCGTGAGGTGGCAGCATGGCTTCTGTCTACACCACGATACGGTAGTGATCTGGGCGTGAATGTGTACGTTGATGCCAAATTACGGAACTCCAAGCGCTTCGACGCGGCGGGTTTATTACAATCTGAACCGCGTTTTGCACATATGCTGCATTACTGGACCCCAGACCTGTGCTGGTCAGCGCCTGAAAAGTTCGACCTCGTTGTTACACTAGGAGGTGATGGGACCGTGCTGTTTACATCGTGGCTTTTCCAGCGCATCGTGCCACCGatcctctccttctcatTGGGCAGCTTGGGCTTCCTGACAAATTTCGATTTTGATGATTATAAATCACACCTGAATGCCGTGATGGGGGACGTGGGTATGCGGGTCAACCTACGGATGCGGTTTACATGCACGGTGTTCCGGAAAGACCGGAGCAAGGGCGCAGAAGCGGGTGCGGTGGAGGAAGGCGAACAATTCGAAGTGTTGAACGAGTTGGTGATTGACCGGGGGCCTTCACCATATGTCTCGAATCTGGAGTTGTATGCGGATAACGAGTTATTGACGGTGGTTCAGGCGGATGGTTGTATATTCTCCACGCCAACAGGTATGTTCACTTCACTGTCTACAGGTAAAGACACCAGATACTGATTTTCCAGGATCAACCGCTTACTCCCTTTCCGCCGGTGGCTCTCTCGTCCACCCATCAATCCCTGGAATCCTCTTGACACCTATCTGCCCTCACACCCTCTCCTTCCGCCCCATGGTCCTCTCAGACTCTTCACTCCTCCGCATCGCAGTCCCCATAAACTCCCGCTCAACAGCATACTGCTCCTTCGACGGCAAGGGCCGCATCGAACTCCGCCAAGGCGACTACGTCACCATCGAAGCGAGCCAATACCCTTTCCCAACAGTAGTTTCCGGCAACGGCGAGTGGTTCCAGAGCGTCCGCCGCGCCTTACGCTGGAATACCCGCGGAGCCATGCAGAAAGGCTGGAATGGCCCGTCACCCGATGATCCCGACTTCGCAGTTGACGGgaacgaagatgaagagtgGGATATCGATACGGATGTCGGGTTAGGAGGCACGGATAGCGGCGTTGGACCGAGTGAGGACGGAGATGTTCCTACAAGTCC
This region of Aspergillus chevalieri M1 DNA, chromosome 4, nearly complete sequence genomic DNA includes:
- a CDS encoding putative EF-hand calcium-binding domain protein (COG:S;~EggNog:ENOG410PNU4;~InterPro:IPR005645,IPR029058;~PFAM:PF03959); translation: MRVLCLHGKGTSGAIFKSQTASFRAHLAPLNIDFDFVDAPIPSSPAPGVDLFYSPPYYSWWEGESAEAIKTARQWLKTHLILSGPYDAVMMFSQGCTLGSSSLLLHAIEEPRSPPLFKAAIFICGGPPLAVAETLGYQMSFEMRERDNWSRAALAQQADSSAILTQGAARWRGGWWDIPDEEQLREEMEFPWRIEIPTVHIYGDKDPRYLAGVQLSALFDTDNMKTYAHDGGHEIPRKDVVNRKIAELVKWALESAKLQ
- the UTR1 gene encoding putative NAD+ kinase Utr1 (COG:G;~EggNog:ENOG410PGK0;~InterPro:IPR017438,IPR016064,IPR017437,IPR002504;~PFAM:PF01513;~go_function: GO:0003951 - NAD+ kinase activity [Evidence IEA];~go_process: GO:0006741 - NADP biosynthetic process [Evidence IEA];~go_process: GO:0019674 - NAD metabolic process [Evidence IEA]), which gives rise to MASFSASHGPLKHDTNNSDADSSSSSSPSPATSTATTAATARIATGPPPSAAPSLHSRDHVAHIDTSQTIETTPKASVNRSSSDSRSTVVAAQRFELPRTESESLLSSPSPSFLSLRSLTAPNHHPYRHRNALSSDTIPHQTIMKAIASRPSWSGSDSNMPPAASLGPLPSNTYPSPPAEKEEQLSSQSLAAALNRLQPEHELLDRSLVLQSPCFFHQRFDDAVNIKKVLEEIADDEWLSHSRLVQTATGVREVSKQLQRRPIKRAVKNVMIVTKARDNSLVRLTREVAAWLLSTPRYGSDLGVNVYVDAKLRNSKRFDAAGLLQSEPRFAHMLHYWTPDLCWSAPEKFDLVVTLGGDGTVLFTSWLFQRIVPPILSFSLGSLGFLTNFDFDDYKSHLNAVMGDVGMRVNLRMRFTCTVFRKDRSKGAEAGAVEEGEQFEVLNELVIDRGPSPYVSNLELYADNELLTVVQADGCIFSTPTGSTAYSLSAGGSLVHPSIPGILLTPICPHTLSFRPMVLSDSSLLRIAVPINSRSTAYCSFDGKGRIELRQGDYVTIEASQYPFPTVVSGNGEWFQSVRRALRWNTRGAMQKGWNGPSPDDPDFAVDGNEDEEWDIDTDVGLGGTDSGVGPSEDGDVPTSPIRRQMSLLQM
- a CDS encoding uncharacterized protein (COG:S;~EggNog:ENOG410PZQA;~SECRETED:SignalP(1-18)), with amino-acid sequence MQLSILSIVSTLAATAIAVPVAVPGENHHSTATVKFLGAADASFTQDFRTDGTETDIHNVLSISKISVPAGVTCTFDGIDGSVTKVSNQAVVDVGPPQTQVSGACWNL
- the RRP46 gene encoding putative exosome complex subunit Rrp46 (COG:J;~EggNog:ENOG410PMYB;~InterPro:IPR027408,IPR036345); this encodes MVGPTATLTPLARTDGSASYQCPATGFNILSSVNAPVELPGRRDALKPEDATVEVLVKPGTAPNGVGEQYVKEIIKNMLGKLVLGRERGFPRRGVVVTLAVIGGESVARGDSYLTMLPALLHASLLALLSAAVPLSMTFSATVLAVTRPGDIVSEPSLKIAKAATSLHALAFSSKGHLLLNESQGTFDFDTWERVHDRALTLCRGQAGGSDEDVSMAENGDGQPLEGFIRETVEDKVHRDYAWKIDED